The Lycium barbarum isolate Lr01 chromosome 10, ASM1917538v2, whole genome shotgun sequence genome includes a region encoding these proteins:
- the LOC132612911 gene encoding uncharacterized protein LOC132612911, giving the protein MIYRTEFVPAAPALQGTFQERLEAVITNGKFSVKKIYVALLPQCPRVPWNSITLHPNVHPRHTFIVWLALMRRLATVDRLMKFSIYVHIDPLCVFCGVATETFSHLFFNCAAVRTVWQKVLLWQGFQRTVGAWDTEVQWVASWARKKSGQGASVCCSFAMVVYVIWREMNQMTFQKGHRQSL; this is encoded by the coding sequence ATGATATACAGAACTGAATTTGTACCAGCTGCACCTGCTCTTCAAGGTACTTTTCAGGAGAGGTTGGAGGCTGTCATCACTAATGGGAAATTCTCTGTCAAAAAGATATATGTAGCACTACTCCCTCAGTGTCCAAGAGTTCCTTGGAACAGTATTACTTTGCACCCTAATGTGCATCCAAGGCACACATTTATTGTGTGGCTTGCTCTGATGAGAAGATTGGCAACTGTGGATAGACTAATGAAATTTAGTATTTATGTACATATAGACCCTCTCTGTGTCTTCTGTGGTGTGGCTACTGAGACCTTTTCCCATCTATTTTTTAACTGTGCTGCTGTTAGGACTGTTTGGCAAAAGGTCCTGTTGTGGCAAGGTTTTCAGAGGACAGTTGGTGCCTGGGATACAGAAGTACAATGGGTTGCAAGTTGGGCAAGGAAGAAATCTGGACAGGGTGCTAGTGTATGTTGCTCTTTTGCAATGGTGGTATATGTTATATGGAGGGAAATGAATCAAATGACATTTCAGAAGGGACACAGACAGAGTTTGTAA